The following are from one region of the Streptomyces rubrogriseus genome:
- a CDS encoding M56 family metallopeptidase → MILPAALLLLGALTAVLAPRLLARADWPDREPVVALWVWQCAVAAVIVCCALSMTLSAAAAWHAVGGPVFATAPGPVVEAYALGTSGLWADTTAVTLACGGLWSALMLVREVARARARRRLRRAELRHRAPLLPGEEPGPGRLVVLEGERPDAWWLPGSPPQLVVTTAALRRLEGRQLDAVLAHEKGHAQARHDWLLHCSAALADGFPQVPVFAGFRDEMHRLVELAADDVASRRFGRLTTALALVELNEDRGVFGPCPTARADVPQRVHRLLTPPNRLTAAHRLRLTAAAALVPVVPVLLAFAPGLRALG, encoded by the coding sequence ATGATTCTCCCCGCGGCACTGCTGCTGCTCGGTGCGCTGACCGCCGTGCTCGCCCCCAGGCTGCTCGCCCGTGCCGACTGGCCGGATCGCGAACCGGTGGTCGCCCTGTGGGTCTGGCAGTGCGCGGTGGCGGCGGTGATCGTGTGCTGCGCGCTGTCGATGACGCTGAGCGCGGCGGCGGCCTGGCACGCGGTGGGCGGTCCCGTCTTCGCGACCGCTCCCGGCCCGGTGGTCGAGGCCTACGCCCTGGGGACGTCCGGGCTCTGGGCGGACACTACGGCCGTCACGCTGGCCTGCGGCGGACTGTGGAGCGCGCTGATGCTGGTCCGGGAGGTGGCACGGGCCCGCGCCCGGCGTCGGCTGCGTCGCGCGGAACTCCGGCACCGCGCTCCGCTGCTGCCCGGCGAGGAGCCCGGCCCGGGGCGGCTCGTCGTACTGGAGGGCGAGCGGCCGGACGCCTGGTGGCTGCCCGGCTCTCCCCCGCAGCTGGTGGTCACCACCGCGGCCCTGCGCCGCCTCGAGGGACGGCAACTGGACGCGGTGCTCGCCCACGAGAAGGGACACGCGCAGGCTCGGCACGACTGGCTGCTGCACTGCTCCGCCGCGCTGGCGGACGGGTTCCCGCAGGTTCCGGTCTTCGCCGGGTTCCGCGACGAGATGCACCGCCTGGTCGAACTCGCCGCCGACGACGTGGCCTCCCGCCGTTTCGGCCGTCTGACGACCGCCCTGGCGCTGGTCGAACTCAACGAGGACCGCGGCGTCTTCGGTCCGTGCCCGACCGCCCGGGCCGACGTCCCGCAGCGGGTGCACCGCCTGCTCACCCCGCCGAACCGGCTGACGGCGGCCCACAGGCTGCGGCTGACCGCGGCGGCCGCGCTGGTACCGGTGGTCCCGGTCCTGCTGGCGTTCGCGCCGGGGCTGCGGGCGTTGGGCTAG
- a CDS encoding phosphatase PAP2 family protein, producing MQTPPVDSPPAPPQPRTALRVTWVLTVCSALLLTLVAVEWRPLVRLDEDIAGTTHRWAVEEDGLTHAMRILTDWVWDTWTMRLLCAVVVLWLWWRRADRWTAVWLGATCLLGSLLQQVLKAAVDRPRPVWPDPVDSAHYAAFPSGHAMTATFVCGLLVWLLHHYGAGRVPRRTGTAVAVVSVAGVGVTRVWLGVHWATDVLGGWLLGGLVVALAVLVHRRGHP from the coding sequence ATGCAGACGCCGCCGGTCGACTCCCCGCCCGCCCCGCCGCAGCCACGCACCGCCCTCCGTGTCACCTGGGTACTGACCGTGTGCTCCGCGCTCCTGCTCACCCTGGTGGCCGTCGAATGGCGTCCGTTGGTGCGGCTGGACGAGGACATCGCCGGCACGACCCACCGCTGGGCCGTCGAGGAGGACGGCCTCACCCACGCCATGCGGATCCTCACCGACTGGGTGTGGGACACCTGGACCATGCGCCTACTGTGCGCGGTGGTGGTGCTGTGGCTGTGGTGGCGCCGGGCGGACCGGTGGACGGCCGTGTGGCTGGGAGCGACGTGTCTGCTGGGCAGCCTGCTGCAGCAGGTCCTCAAGGCCGCGGTGGACCGCCCCCGCCCGGTCTGGCCGGACCCCGTGGACTCCGCGCACTACGCGGCCTTCCCCTCCGGGCACGCCATGACCGCGACGTTCGTGTGCGGCCTGCTGGTGTGGTTGCTCCACCACTACGGCGCCGGGCGCGTCCCGCGCCGCACCGGTACGGCCGTCGCCGTGGTCTCCGTGGCCGGGGTCGGCGTGACCCGGGTGTGGCTCGGCGTCCACTGGGCCACGGACGTGCTCGGCGGCTGGCTCCTGGGCGGTCTGGTCGTGGCGCTCGCGGTGCTGGTGCACCGGCGCGGCCATCCGTGA
- a CDS encoding alpha/beta fold hydrolase, protein MMLDHDGTPVRTGRAAVNGTSLHYRAAGSGPAVVLLHGVPKTSYHWRHLVPKLTPHYTVVAPDLRGLGDSARPSDGYDSATMSDDIAELMNHLGHETYAVVGEDWGAVIGYQLAARHRDRVTALVFAEALFPGFGFEDHTALTPENVAGGMHLWHLGFYFQPDVPEMLIAGHERELITYMIKFERSRPDSATPDAIDEYVRCYSMPGGIRAMLAVYRAMLVDAEQNRRAAQKKLDIPVLALGGSAFIGDRNESRMRLMAHDVTGHVFDAGHDLAEEVPDEMADVLLPFLATHR, encoded by the coding sequence ATGATGCTCGACCATGACGGAACGCCCGTCCGCACGGGCCGGGCCGCCGTCAACGGAACGAGTCTGCACTACCGCGCCGCAGGGTCCGGCCCCGCCGTGGTGCTCCTGCACGGCGTGCCCAAGACCAGCTACCACTGGCGTCACCTCGTCCCGAAGCTGACACCCCACTACACCGTCGTCGCCCCCGACCTTCGCGGTCTCGGCGACTCCGCCCGCCCCTCGGACGGCTACGACTCCGCGACGATGAGCGACGACATCGCCGAGCTGATGAACCACCTCGGACACGAGACGTACGCCGTGGTGGGCGAGGACTGGGGAGCGGTGATCGGCTACCAGCTCGCCGCCCGTCACCGCGACCGCGTCACGGCTCTCGTGTTCGCCGAGGCGCTGTTCCCCGGGTTCGGCTTCGAGGACCACACGGCCCTCACCCCGGAGAACGTCGCCGGCGGCATGCACCTGTGGCACCTGGGCTTCTACTTCCAGCCGGACGTACCCGAGATGCTGATCGCCGGTCACGAGCGTGAGCTGATCACCTACATGATCAAGTTCGAGCGCAGCCGGCCCGACAGCGCCACTCCCGACGCGATCGACGAATACGTGCGCTGCTACTCCATGCCCGGCGGCATCCGCGCGATGCTCGCGGTCTACCGGGCGATGCTCGTGGACGCCGAACAGAACCGGCGGGCCGCGCAGAAGAAGCTGGACATCCCGGTCCTGGCGCTCGGCGGATCCGCGTTCATCGGCGACCGCAACGAGTCCCGGATGCGGCTCATGGCCCATGACGTCACCGGGCACGTCTTCGACGCCGGTCACGATCTCGCGGAAGAAGTACCCGACGAGATGGCCGACGTCCTCCTGCCGTTCCTGGCCACGCACCGGTAA
- a CDS encoding DUF5134 domain-containing protein, whose translation MHGPASPGWLLVALCAATGAYCLLRMRSGVEEQRGAAGGEALMGFGMAAMAVPAAVFSPPGWVWPAYAVVFGAAGLRALWAARSGRHHLHHAVGAAAMVYMAVVMAAAPAHGHGHAHGASGTPVLTGALLLYFTGYVLLTGVRLIPVVAVAGGGAGADGRAAAGWGDRPELARACRLSMAIAMLAMLLPL comes from the coding sequence GTGCACGGACCGGCGTCACCCGGATGGCTGCTGGTCGCGCTGTGCGCGGCGACCGGTGCCTACTGCCTGCTGCGGATGCGCAGCGGTGTCGAGGAGCAGCGCGGGGCCGCGGGCGGCGAGGCCCTCATGGGCTTCGGCATGGCCGCCATGGCCGTGCCCGCGGCGGTCTTCTCCCCGCCTGGCTGGGTCTGGCCCGCCTACGCGGTGGTGTTCGGCGCCGCGGGACTGCGGGCGTTGTGGGCGGCCCGGTCGGGGCGCCACCACCTGCACCACGCGGTGGGAGCCGCGGCGATGGTCTACATGGCGGTGGTGATGGCCGCTGCCCCCGCGCACGGGCACGGGCACGCGCACGGCGCGTCGGGCACACCGGTGCTGACCGGGGCGCTGCTGCTCTACTTCACGGGCTACGTGCTGCTGACCGGCGTCCGCCTCATACCCGTCGTGGCGGTGGCGGGGGGCGGTGCGGGGGCCGACGGCCGTGCGGCGGCCGGGTGGGGCGACCGGCCGGAGCTGGCGCGGGCCTGCCGGCTCTCCATGGCGATCGCGATGCTGGCCATGCTGCTCCCCCTGTGA
- a CDS encoding TetR/AcrR family transcriptional regulator, which translates to MARTREFDTEAAVSRAMELFWTRGYEATSVRDLTGHLGIGQGSLYAAFGDKDGLYRAALEHYRTTLAAAALRSLEEGTDARSAIRAMLVERVRIAVGDDGRGCLAVNAACERLPEDAATRRTVRDMQDASRDALAEVLRVAAERGEIANGHDPHTLAAFLVTFLNGLLVSSKITPDARALEPLVEVALAALD; encoded by the coding sequence ATGGCAAGGACCCGGGAGTTCGACACGGAGGCGGCGGTGAGCCGCGCGATGGAGCTGTTCTGGACGCGCGGCTACGAGGCCACCTCGGTGCGCGACCTGACCGGGCACCTGGGGATCGGACAGGGGTCCTTGTACGCCGCGTTCGGCGACAAGGACGGCCTGTACCGGGCGGCCCTGGAGCACTACCGCACCACCCTCGCGGCGGCCGCCCTGCGCAGCCTGGAGGAGGGGACGGACGCCCGCTCGGCGATCCGCGCCATGCTGGTCGAGCGGGTCCGGATCGCGGTGGGCGACGACGGCCGGGGCTGCCTGGCGGTCAACGCCGCCTGCGAGCGCCTGCCGGAGGATGCGGCGACCCGGCGCACCGTGCGCGACATGCAGGACGCCAGCCGGGACGCGCTCGCCGAAGTACTGCGGGTCGCGGCAGAGCGGGGCGAGATCGCGAATGGGCACGACCCGCACACCCTCGCCGCTTTCCTCGTCACCTTCCTCAACGGCCTACTGGTCTCCTCGAAGATCACGCCGGACGCCCGAGCCCTCGAACCCCTCGTGGAGGTCGCGCTGGCCGCCCTCGACTGA
- a CDS encoding MarR family winged helix-turn-helix transcriptional regulator, with protein sequence MTATDGGAHEAHDGGAGPGSGDGGTGPGGDTVAAVVRQWRAVHPDLDTGPMEIIGRINRCAALLQQAEDAPLRRAGLSRAEFDLLGALRRTGHELTPGELARETFSSGAAVTKRLKQLTERGLVERRGDTRDRRVAHVRLTDTGRDLVDGILPEQLAYESAVLSGVTGSRQGELAALLGGLLGQLEGRLDALRA encoded by the coding sequence ATGACCGCAACCGACGGGGGAGCGCACGAAGCGCACGACGGGGGAGCCGGGCCCGGGTCCGGTGACGGCGGGACCGGGCCGGGCGGGGACACCGTGGCCGCGGTCGTGCGTCAGTGGCGTGCCGTCCACCCGGACCTCGACACCGGGCCGATGGAGATCATCGGCCGGATCAACCGCTGCGCCGCCCTCCTCCAGCAGGCCGAGGACGCGCCGCTGCGCCGGGCGGGTCTCAGCCGAGCCGAGTTCGACCTGCTCGGCGCGCTGCGCCGCACCGGACACGAGCTGACTCCCGGGGAGCTGGCCCGGGAGACCTTCTCCTCCGGCGCGGCGGTGACCAAGCGCCTGAAGCAGCTCACCGAGCGCGGCCTGGTCGAGCGGCGCGGCGACACCCGCGACCGCCGGGTCGCCCACGTCCGCCTGACGGACACCGGACGCGACCTCGTCGACGGCATCCTGCCCGAGCAGCTCGCCTACGAGTCGGCCGTCCTGTCCGGCGTAACCGGGTCGCGGCAGGGCGAGCTGGCGGCGCTCCTCGGCGGGCTCCTCGGCCAGTTGGAGGGCCGTCTGGACGCGCTGCGGGCCTGA